In a genomic window of Vigna angularis cultivar LongXiaoDou No.4 chromosome 6, ASM1680809v1, whole genome shotgun sequence:
- the LOC108343152 gene encoding eukaryotic translation initiation factor 2 subunit alpha homolog, with protein MGPNLECRMYEARYPEVDMAVMIQVKNIADMGAYVSLLEYNNIEGMILFSELSRRRIRSVSSLIKVGRIEPVMVLRVDKEKGYIDLSKRRVSEEDIQACEERYNKSKLVHSIMRHVAETLNIDLEELYVHIGWPLYRKYGHAFEAFKIIVTDPDSVLNTLTREIKEVGPDGQEVTKVVPAVSEEVKDSLVKNIRRRMTPQPLKIRADIEMKCFQFDGVLHIKEAMRRAEAAGNDDCPVKIKLVAPPLYVLTTQTLDKEQGILVLNNAITSCTEAIEQHKGKLVVKEAPRAVSERDDKLLAEHMAKLRQDNEEVSGDEDSEEEEDTGMGEVDVDNGSAITE; from the exons ATGGGTCCGAACCTAGAATGTCGTATGTACGAGGCGAGGTACCCGGAGGTGGACATGGCGGTGATGATACAGGTGAAGAACATCGCGGACATGGGTGCCTACGTGTCACTTCTGGAGTACAACAACATCGAGGGTATGATCTTGTTCTCGGAGCTCTCCCGCCGTCGGATTCGGAGCGTCAGCAGCCTCATCAAGGTGGGGCGCATCGAGCCCGTCATGGTCCTCCGTGTCGACAAGGAAAAAGGTTACATCGATCTCAGCAAGCGTAGGGTCTCCGAAGAGGACATTCAGGCCTGCGAGGAGAGGTACAACAAGAGCAAGCTTGTCCACTCCATCATGCGCCACGTTGCTGAAACCCTCAACATCGATTTGGAG GAGCTCTATGTTCATATTGGATGGCCTTTATATCGCAAATATGGTCATGCTTTTGAG GCTTTCAAAATAATTGTCACCGATCCTGATTCTGTTTTGAATACGCTCACTCGTGAGATCAAGGAAGTTGGCCCAGATGGGCAAGAG GTGACTAAGGTAGTCCCAGCTGTGTCTGAAGAAGTGAAGGACTCTCTTGTGAAAAATATTAGAAGACGGATGACCCCCCAGCCCTTGAAAATTAGGGCTGATATTGAAATGAAATGTTTCCAATTTGATGGTGTTCTTCACATTAAG GAGGCAATGCGTAGAGCTGAAGCTGCTGGAAACGATGACTGCCCTGTCAAAATTAAACTGGTTGCTCCCCCACTTTATGTTCTTACTACTCAGACACTTGACAAG GAGCAAGGAATATTGGTTCTCAACAATGCCATTACTTCTTGCACTGAAGCAATAGAACAACACAAGGGTAAACTTGTGGTTAAGGAGGCACCTAGAGCA GTGAGTGAACGTGATGATAAATTGCTTGCTGAGCACATGGCTAAGCTGCGCCAAGATAATGAGGAGGTCAGTGGAGATGAAGACAGTGAGGAGGAAGAAGATACAGGAATGGGCGAGGTTGATGTGGATAATGGTTCTGCGATAACAGAGTGA
- the LOC108342608 gene encoding uncharacterized protein LOC108342608 isoform X2 has product MVSRIHKRTAMYRNLQLLRSIRYSHSPPKASVLLDVSNCIQGLKQKLQELNELTVATARQIAEYDPMPKVLSQRSCQGLLVFILEAFEELGLDVVQARVSCADSFSLEALGNKNNEDSRALDAQLVEEVVSKAIQNWREVAQI; this is encoded by the exons ATGGTTTCAAGGATTCACAAGAGAACAGCCATGTACAGGAACCTACAGCTGCTTCGTTCAATCAGATACTCTCACTCG CCACCTAAAGCTTCAGTGTTACTGGATGTGTCAAATTGCATACAAGGTTTAAAGCAAAAGCTGCAAGAATTGAACGAATTAACAGTTGCAACGGCACGACAAATCGCTGAATATGATCCAATGCCTAAG GTGCTCAGTCAAAGGAGTTGCCAGGGGTTGCTGGTGTTTATATTGGAAGCCTTTGAAGAGTTGGGTCTTGATGTGGTCCAGGCTAGGGTTTCTTGTGCAGACAGCTTCAGTTTAGAAGCTTTAGGAAACAAA AACAATGAAGATAGTCGTGCTTTGGATGCACAACTAGTTGAAGAAGTAGTGTCTAAAGCTATTCAAAACTGGAGAGAAGTTGCACAGATATAA
- the LOC108342608 gene encoding uncharacterized protein LOC108342608 isoform X1 has protein sequence MVSRIHKRTAMYRNLQLLRSIRYSHSPPKASVLLDVSNCIQGLKQKLQELNELTVATARQIAEYDPMPKLEVEIQEEGFVIKVLSQRSCQGLLVFILEAFEELGLDVVQARVSCADSFSLEALGNKNNEDSRALDAQLVEEVVSKAIQNWREVAQI, from the exons ATGGTTTCAAGGATTCACAAGAGAACAGCCATGTACAGGAACCTACAGCTGCTTCGTTCAATCAGATACTCTCACTCG CCACCTAAAGCTTCAGTGTTACTGGATGTGTCAAATTGCATACAAGGTTTAAAGCAAAAGCTGCAAGAATTGAACGAATTAACAGTTGCAACGGCACGACAAATCGCTGAATATGATCCAATGCCTAAG CTTGAAGTTGAAATTCAAGAAGAGGGTTTTGTGATTAAGGTGCTCAGTCAAAGGAGTTGCCAGGGGTTGCTGGTGTTTATATTGGAAGCCTTTGAAGAGTTGGGTCTTGATGTGGTCCAGGCTAGGGTTTCTTGTGCAGACAGCTTCAGTTTAGAAGCTTTAGGAAACAAA AACAATGAAGATAGTCGTGCTTTGGATGCACAACTAGTTGAAGAAGTAGTGTCTAAAGCTATTCAAAACTGGAGAGAAGTTGCACAGATATAA
- the LOC108343153 gene encoding cationic peroxidase 1, with protein sequence MDRAWLSIYIKLEEQCPLTKPQLQVKLDLAIMALNSRCNVVFFSVLFSLLAIASSQLSSDFYATSCPTALSTIKSAVKSAVSKERRMGASLLRLHFHDCFVNGCDASVLLDDTSSFTGEKSAAANVNSLRGFDVIDDIKSQLESACPGTVSCADILAVAARDSVVALGGSSWTVGLGRRDSTTASKDAATTDIPSPQLDLSDLITAFSNKGFTTKEMVVLSGAHTTGQAKCQFFRGRIYNESNIDSDFATSTQSNCPSTDGDSNLSPLDVTTNVLFDNAYFKNLVNKKGLLHSDQQLFSGGSTDSQVTTYSTSSSTFYADFSSAMVKMGNLSPLTGTSGQIRTNCRLVN encoded by the exons ATGGACCGCGCATGGCTTTCTATATATATTAAGCTGGAGGAGCAGTGTCCACTCACAAAACCACAACTTCAAGTTAAACTTGACCTAGCCATAATGGCTTTGAATTCACGTTGCAACGTGGTTTTCTTCTCTGTTTTGTTCTCTCTTCTTGCCATAGCTTCTTCTCAGCTTTCTTCAGATTTCTATGCAACATCATGCCCCACTGCTCTCTCCACCATCAAATCTGCAGTGAAAAGTGCTGTTTCCAAAGAGCGTCGCATGGGAGCATCCTTGCTCCGGCTCCATTTCCATGACTGCTTTGTTAAT GGATGTGATGCATCAGTTCTTCTAGATGACACTTCGAGCTTCACGGGAGAGAAGTCAGCTGCTGCAAACGTGAATTCTCTGAGAGGTTTTGATGTAATCGACGACATCAAAAGTCAGTTGGAAAGTGCTTGTCCAGGAACTGTTTCCTGTGCAGATATTCTTGCTGTTGCTGCTCGTGATTCTGTTGTAGCA TTGGGTGGTTCATCATGGACTGTTGGCTTAGGCAGAAGAGATTCAACCACTGCAAGTAAAGATGCTGCCACCACAGATATTCCATCCCCTCAATTGGATCTGAGTGATCTCATAACAGCTTTTTCAAATAAGGGGTTTACCACCAAAGAGATGGTAGTTCTCTCAG GAGCTCACACAACAGGGCAAGCGAAATGCCAGTTCTTCCGGGGTAGGATTTATAATGAAAGCAACATTGATTCAGATTTTGCAACATCAACACAGTCAAATTGCCCTAGCACTGATGGTGACAGCAACCTGTCCCCACTTGATGTGACCACCAATGTGTTATTTGACAATGCTTATTTCAAGAATCTGGTGAACAAGAAAGGGCTTCTGCATTCTGATCAGCAACTCTTCAGTGGTGGTTCCACCGATTCTCAGGTCACTACCTACAGCACAAGCTCTTCAACTTTCTATGCAGACTTTTCTAGTGCCATGGTCAAAATGGGAAACCTCAGTCCTTTAACAGGAACCAGTGGCCAAATCCGTACAAATTGCCGCCTAGTTAACTGA